One Kribbella sp. NBC_00662 genomic region harbors:
- a CDS encoding histidinol-phosphate transaminase: MGRFDGLPIRDELKSFEPYGAPQLDVPVLLNVNENPYPASEETVADIAAAVSVAARGMNRYPDREFLDLRADLAAYLARESGAQLAPEQIWAANGSNEVMLHILQAFGGPGRTALSFAPTYSMYPEYARDTNTAWVAGRRAEDFTLDQSKALAAISRHHPSVVLLASPNNPTGTALPIEVVEAIAARTAALGSVLVVDEAYAEFRRAGTPSAVSLLPSYPNLAVARTMSKAFAMAGGRVGYLAASKQFVDALRIVRLPYHLSAVTQAVARAALRHSDELLGRVEQLRVERDETVDWLRAQGLRAVDSDANFVLFGTFADRHAVWQALLDDGVLIRETGPDGWLRVSVGTGEEMAAFRASLERILKTDTGRLT; the protein is encoded by the coding sequence ATGGGCCGCTTCGACGGGTTGCCGATCCGCGACGAGCTGAAGAGCTTCGAGCCGTACGGCGCCCCGCAACTCGACGTACCGGTGCTGCTCAACGTCAACGAGAACCCGTATCCGGCGAGCGAGGAGACGGTCGCGGACATCGCCGCCGCCGTCTCGGTCGCGGCCCGCGGGATGAACCGCTACCCGGACCGTGAGTTCCTCGACCTGCGAGCGGACCTCGCGGCGTACCTGGCTCGTGAGTCCGGTGCGCAGCTCGCCCCCGAGCAGATCTGGGCGGCGAACGGGTCCAACGAAGTCATGCTGCACATCCTGCAGGCCTTCGGCGGCCCCGGTCGGACGGCGCTGTCGTTCGCCCCGACGTACTCGATGTATCCGGAGTACGCCCGGGACACGAACACGGCCTGGGTGGCCGGCCGCCGGGCCGAGGACTTCACCCTCGACCAGAGCAAGGCGCTGGCCGCGATCTCGCGGCACCACCCGTCGGTCGTGCTGCTTGCCTCACCCAACAACCCGACCGGGACCGCACTGCCGATCGAGGTGGTCGAGGCGATCGCCGCCCGGACCGCGGCGCTGGGTTCGGTGCTCGTGGTCGACGAGGCGTACGCCGAGTTCCGCCGCGCCGGGACACCCAGCGCGGTGTCCCTGCTGCCGTCGTACCCGAATCTTGCCGTCGCGCGGACGATGTCGAAGGCGTTCGCGATGGCCGGCGGCCGGGTCGGATACCTCGCCGCGAGCAAGCAGTTCGTCGACGCACTGCGGATCGTCCGGCTGCCGTACCACCTGTCAGCGGTGACCCAGGCGGTCGCACGGGCCGCCTTGCGGCACTCCGACGAGCTGCTCGGCCGGGTCGAGCAGCTCCGGGTCGAGCGCGACGAGACCGTCGACTGGCTGCGCGCGCAGGGCCTGCGGGCGGTCGACTCGGACGCGAACTTCGTGCTGTTCGGCACGTTCGCCGACCGGCACGCGGTTTGGCAGGCGCTGCTCGACGACGGCGTACTGATCCGCGAGACCGGACCCGACGGCTGGCTGCGGGTCTCGGTCGGCACCGGCGAGGAGATGGCCGCGTTCCGCGCTTCACTGGAGCGCATCCTCAAGACAGACACTGGAAGGCTGACATGA
- a CDS encoding ferritin-like domain-containing protein, with translation MNQVEALQAALAGEHAALYGVGVAGGKLNGVRFQEATDTFARHRDNRDHLSALLVAAGETPVAAEAAYDLPQPVTNAATAAALVLVIERRIAAVYGDLVEAAEQPAVRAWAIESLLGTATGQLTWGGAPIAFPGATA, from the coding sequence ATGAACCAGGTGGAAGCCCTGCAGGCAGCTCTCGCGGGTGAGCATGCGGCGCTGTACGGCGTGGGCGTGGCCGGGGGCAAGCTCAACGGCGTGCGGTTCCAGGAGGCGACCGACACGTTCGCGCGGCACCGCGACAACCGCGACCACCTGAGCGCGCTGCTCGTCGCCGCCGGCGAGACCCCGGTCGCGGCCGAAGCGGCGTACGACCTCCCCCAGCCCGTGACCAACGCCGCCACGGCGGCGGCGCTGGTCCTGGTGATCGAGCGGCGGATCGCCGCGGTGTACGGCGACCTGGTCGAGGCCGCCGAACAACCGGCGGTGCGGGCCTGGGCGATCGAGAGCCTCCTCGGTACGGCGACCGGCCAACTCACCTGGGGCGGCGCACCGATCGCCTTCCCGGGCGCGACCGCCTAG
- a CDS encoding cell division protein FtsK, whose protein sequence is MLERRLTRRAAVVTAALVPGAVALTGCKDDAAAGSGTPGAVNGGPSSSQGPAEETPAVDPAVVAALGAAATQVTQLSQLYANTSRKFPALRAQLAAGAKYHASHLAKLKETEGVAAKAAKAVAVPASSVVALTTLARQEAIAAATNAAAAAKLSGAPARLLAEIAAAQTQLSTTLTPPKKKDKS, encoded by the coding sequence GTGCTCGAACGCCGCCTGACCCGACGCGCCGCCGTCGTGACCGCCGCCCTCGTTCCCGGCGCGGTCGCGCTGACCGGCTGCAAGGACGACGCTGCCGCCGGGTCCGGTACGCCGGGCGCCGTGAACGGTGGACCGTCGTCCTCACAGGGCCCGGCCGAGGAGACGCCGGCCGTGGACCCGGCGGTGGTCGCGGCGCTCGGTGCGGCGGCGACCCAGGTGACTCAATTGTCCCAGCTCTACGCAAACACGAGCCGCAAGTTCCCAGCGCTACGGGCGCAGCTCGCGGCCGGGGCGAAGTACCACGCGAGTCACCTCGCGAAGCTCAAGGAGACCGAGGGCGTGGCCGCCAAGGCCGCGAAGGCGGTCGCCGTGCCTGCCTCCTCCGTGGTCGCGCTCACAACGCTCGCCAGGCAGGAGGCGATCGCGGCAGCCACGAACGCTGCCGCCGCGGCCAAGCTGTCCGGCGCACCGGCCCGGCTGCTCGCCGAGATCGCTGCCGCCCAGACCCAGCTGAGCACCACGCTGACCCCGCCGAAGAAGAAGGACAAGTCGTGA
- the nusA gene encoding transcription termination factor NusA, protein MDIDMAVLRSLEREKDIALEVVVEAIEAALLVAYHRTEGAQQHARVELDRKTGHVTVYARELAEDGTLAREYDDTPADFGRIAATTAKQIILQRLRDAEDEVRYGEFSGKEGDIVSGVVQQGRDPRSVMVDLGKIEAVLPAPEQVPGEKYEHGSRLRVYVVGVRKGFKGPQITVSRTHPNLVKKLFALEVPEIADGTVEITAIAREAGHRTKIAVRTLNPSVNGKGACIGPMGQRVRNIMHELHGEKIDIIDHSDDPATFVGNALSPAQVTSVEVVDAAARAARVVVPDYQLSLAIGKEGQNARLAARLTGWRIDIRPDTDVTPEPEKVD, encoded by the coding sequence ATGGATATCGACATGGCCGTCCTGCGGTCGCTCGAACGGGAGAAGGACATCGCCCTCGAGGTCGTCGTCGAGGCGATCGAGGCGGCGCTGCTGGTCGCGTACCACCGGACCGAGGGCGCCCAGCAGCACGCCCGGGTCGAGCTGGACCGCAAGACCGGGCACGTGACTGTGTACGCGCGGGAGCTGGCCGAGGACGGCACGCTGGCCCGCGAGTACGACGACACCCCGGCCGACTTCGGCCGGATCGCGGCCACCACGGCCAAGCAGATCATCCTGCAGCGGCTGCGCGACGCCGAGGACGAGGTGCGGTACGGCGAGTTCTCCGGCAAGGAGGGCGACATCGTGTCCGGTGTCGTCCAGCAGGGCCGCGACCCGCGCTCGGTGATGGTCGACCTCGGCAAGATCGAGGCCGTGCTGCCGGCGCCCGAGCAGGTGCCGGGGGAGAAGTACGAGCACGGCTCCCGGCTGCGGGTCTACGTCGTCGGCGTCCGCAAGGGCTTCAAGGGCCCGCAGATCACCGTCAGCCGGACCCACCCGAACCTGGTGAAGAAGCTGTTCGCGCTCGAGGTCCCGGAGATCGCCGACGGAACGGTCGAGATCACCGCGATCGCGCGTGAGGCAGGTCACCGGACCAAGATCGCGGTCCGGACGCTGAACCCGTCGGTGAACGGGAAGGGTGCCTGCATCGGGCCGATGGGCCAGCGGGTGCGCAACATCATGCACGAGCTGCACGGCGAGAAGATCGACATCATCGACCACAGCGACGACCCGGCGACCTTCGTCGGGAATGCGCTGTCCCCGGCGCAGGTTACGTCTGTGGAGGTTGTCGACGCGGCGGCCCGTGCGGCCCGCGTCGTCGTACCCGACTATCAGCTCTCGCTGGCGATCGGCAAGGAGGGGCAGAACGCCCGCCTCGCCGCCCGGCTCACCGGCTGGCGGATCGACATCCGGCCGGATACCGATGTGACGCCTGAGCCGGAGAAGGTAGACTGA
- the rimP gene encoding ribosome maturation factor RimP, with translation MSRKPDQTGHTDTTSLENFLRPIVEQFGCDLEAADVTPAGRRRLLRVLVDRDGGISLDDVADVTRAISKALDADDIMGDGAYTLEVSSPGVDRPLTLPRHWRRNVRRLVAVTLNSGGKVTGRIKSASEEAAELDVNGKARTVAYADVAKAKVQIEFNRAAGNDTEPSISGGETPADGTVEEN, from the coding sequence GTGAGCCGAAAGCCAGACCAGACGGGCCACACGGACACCACGAGCCTCGAGAACTTCCTGCGGCCGATCGTCGAGCAGTTCGGCTGCGACCTGGAGGCCGCGGACGTGACACCGGCCGGCCGCCGCCGGCTGCTGCGCGTCCTCGTCGACCGCGACGGCGGGATCAGCCTCGACGACGTCGCCGACGTCACCAGGGCCATCTCCAAGGCGCTCGACGCCGACGACATCATGGGCGACGGCGCCTACACGCTCGAGGTGTCCAGCCCCGGCGTCGACCGGCCGCTGACCCTGCCCCGGCACTGGCGCCGCAACGTCAGGCGCCTGGTCGCCGTCACGCTGAACTCCGGCGGCAAGGTGACCGGCCGGATCAAGTCCGCCTCCGAGGAGGCGGCCGAACTGGATGTGAACGGCAAGGCGCGCACCGTCGCGTACGCCGACGTGGCCAAGGCCAAGGTCCAGATCGAATTCAACCGGGCTGCCGGCAACGACACTGAGCCATCTATTTCTGGTGGAGAAACACCTGCCGACGGCACGGTGGAGGAGAACTGA
- the hisH gene encoding imidazole glycerol phosphate synthase subunit HisH: protein MSKKVVLLDYGSGNIRSGERALQRVGADVTVTADFQQACNADGLLVPGVGAFEACMTGLKAVRGDVAVDRRLTGGRPVLGICVGMQILFARGIEHGVETEGCEQWPGTVERLQPEDAQPVPHMGWNTVDVPAGSTLFDGVDKERFYFVHSYGVRDWQLHDTRESVSPLVTWTTYGGDRFVAAVENGPLSATQFHPEKSGDAGAALLENWVRSL, encoded by the coding sequence GTGAGCAAGAAGGTCGTCCTGCTCGACTACGGCTCGGGGAACATCCGGTCGGGGGAGCGGGCGCTGCAGCGCGTCGGCGCCGACGTCACCGTGACCGCCGACTTCCAGCAGGCGTGCAATGCGGACGGCCTGCTCGTCCCCGGCGTCGGTGCCTTCGAGGCGTGCATGACCGGGCTCAAGGCCGTGCGTGGTGACGTCGCCGTCGACCGGCGGCTCACCGGCGGCCGTCCTGTGCTCGGGATCTGCGTGGGCATGCAGATCCTGTTCGCGCGCGGAATCGAGCACGGTGTCGAGACCGAAGGCTGCGAGCAGTGGCCGGGGACGGTCGAGCGGCTCCAGCCGGAGGACGCGCAGCCCGTCCCGCACATGGGCTGGAACACGGTCGATGTACCGGCCGGCAGCACGCTGTTCGACGGCGTCGACAAGGAGCGCTTCTACTTCGTGCACTCGTACGGCGTTCGCGACTGGCAGCTGCACGACACCCGCGAATCGGTCAGCCCGCTGGTCACCTGGACGACGTACGGCGGTGACCGTTTCGTCGCCGCGGTGGAGAACGGTCCGCTCAGCGCGACCCAGTTCCACCCGGAGAAGTCCGGCGACGCCGGTGCCGCGCTGCTGGAGAACTGGGTTCGCTCGCTCTGA
- a CDS encoding alkaline phosphatase PhoX codes for MSNSLSRRQFVGRAAAAGVAVSVAGSVDALYTSQPALGTSGPKIGYGPLVEDPDGMLDLPRGFSYRILSREGTVRPDGLQIPSRFDGMGVFPDRNGGSRLVRNHECSPTSAIKVVAPAERTYDPAAAGGTSTLVVDRHNATTKELVSLGGTAINCSGGHTPWRTWLTCEETELKAGESGYTKDHGFIFEVDPYDDRRNVGPVALTAMGRFQHEAVAIDPRTGIVYETEDAFVAPLGGFYRFLPNRPRGGWGTLRAGGELQAMHIPGLPDLSVVQEAGAEFHDVQWVKVPDPLATTESVRAQDYAKPITGGYKLEGCWWGDLDRCVYFVSSFARTELGPKVDHDGQVWRLDPRKRTLRLEVIFTRPEPGSDDPEFDAPDNITMSPYGGLMMCEDGLGEQHILGTTEDGEVFKFAHNRINIGTPEEPSYGELSGVGFAADGRTMFFNVYTPGITYAITGPWRRRR; via the coding sequence ATGTCCAACTCCCTGTCCAGACGTCAGTTCGTCGGCCGCGCGGCAGCTGCCGGTGTGGCGGTCAGCGTGGCCGGCTCGGTCGACGCGCTGTACACCTCGCAGCCGGCGCTCGGGACGTCCGGCCCCAAGATCGGCTACGGCCCGCTGGTCGAGGACCCGGACGGCATGCTGGACCTGCCGCGTGGGTTCAGCTACCGGATCCTGTCCCGGGAGGGCACCGTCCGACCCGACGGCCTGCAGATCCCGAGCCGGTTCGACGGGATGGGCGTCTTCCCGGACCGCAACGGCGGATCCCGGCTGGTCCGTAACCACGAGTGCAGCCCGACCTCGGCGATCAAGGTGGTCGCGCCGGCCGAGCGGACCTACGACCCGGCCGCCGCCGGCGGCACGAGCACGCTGGTCGTGGACCGGCACAACGCGACCACGAAGGAACTCGTCAGCCTCGGCGGTACGGCGATCAACTGCTCCGGCGGCCACACGCCCTGGCGCACCTGGCTGACCTGTGAGGAGACCGAGCTCAAGGCCGGCGAGAGCGGCTACACCAAGGACCACGGCTTCATCTTCGAGGTCGACCCGTACGACGACCGCCGCAACGTCGGCCCGGTCGCGCTGACCGCGATGGGCCGGTTCCAGCACGAGGCGGTCGCGATCGATCCGCGCACCGGGATCGTCTACGAGACCGAGGACGCGTTCGTCGCTCCGCTCGGCGGCTTCTACCGCTTCCTCCCGAACCGCCCGCGCGGCGGCTGGGGGACGCTCCGGGCCGGCGGCGAACTGCAGGCGATGCACATCCCCGGCCTGCCGGACCTGTCGGTCGTCCAGGAGGCCGGCGCCGAGTTCCACGACGTGCAGTGGGTGAAGGTCCCGGATCCGTTGGCGACGACGGAGTCGGTCCGCGCCCAGGACTACGCCAAGCCGATCACCGGCGGCTACAAGCTCGAGGGCTGCTGGTGGGGCGATCTGGACCGGTGCGTGTACTTCGTCTCGTCGTTCGCGCGGACCGAGCTCGGGCCGAAGGTCGACCACGACGGTCAGGTCTGGCGGCTCGACCCGCGCAAGCGCACGCTCCGCCTCGAGGTGATCTTCACCCGGCCGGAGCCCGGCTCCGACGATCCCGAGTTCGATGCCCCGGACAACATCACGATGTCGCCGTACGGCGGTCTGATGATGTGTGAGGACGGTCTCGGTGAGCAGCACATCCTCGGCACCACCGAGGACGGCGAGGTGTTCAAGTTCGCCCACAACCGGATCAACATCGGCACGCCCGAGGAGCCGTCGTACGGCGAGCTGTCCGGAGTGGGCTTCGCGGCCGACGGCCGGACGATGTTCTTCAACGTCTACACCCCGGGGATCACGTACGCGATCACCGGGCCCTGGCGCCGGCGCCGCTAG
- the hisD gene encoding histidinol dehydrogenase, producing the protein MIRRVDLRGRVAAGEVTDLQAEVNALVPRAVFDVEKALDVVRPICLDVRHRGLEAIREYGEKFDHVRVEDVRVPAEALKTALEELDPEVRSAFEESIRRVREVSQDELTADIASEPAPGGRVTQRFVPVQRVGLYVPGGRAPLASSVVMNVVPAQVAGVPSLAVASPPQKEFGGLPHPTVLAVCALLGIDEVYAMGGAQAIAGFAYGFDGCRKVNLITGPGNIYVVAAKRFLLGEVGIDSEAGPTEIAILADDTADPKHVAADLISQAEHDPMAASVLVTPSESLAAAVEAELPTQVAQTKHSERVTEALTGQQSAVVLVDDLEQGTAVVDAYAAEHLEIQTVDAEERAGLITNAGAIFVGGWSPVSLGDYCAGSNHVLPTAGCACHSSGLSVRSFLKAVHVINYSRDALHEVAGHVLALAHAEDLPAHGTAVSARFPGEH; encoded by the coding sequence ATGATTCGCCGCGTCGACCTGCGGGGCCGAGTGGCGGCCGGAGAGGTTACCGACCTCCAAGCCGAAGTGAATGCCCTGGTCCCCCGAGCCGTGTTCGACGTCGAGAAGGCTCTCGACGTCGTCCGACCCATCTGCCTGGACGTCCGCCATCGCGGCCTCGAGGCGATCAGGGAGTACGGCGAGAAGTTCGACCATGTGCGCGTCGAGGACGTCCGGGTCCCGGCCGAGGCGCTGAAGACCGCGCTCGAGGAGCTCGACCCGGAGGTGCGCAGCGCCTTCGAGGAGTCGATCCGCCGCGTCCGTGAGGTCAGCCAGGACGAGCTCACCGCCGACATCGCCTCCGAGCCCGCGCCCGGCGGGCGGGTGACGCAGCGGTTCGTCCCGGTCCAGCGCGTGGGCCTGTACGTGCCCGGTGGCCGCGCGCCGCTGGCGTCTTCCGTCGTCATGAACGTGGTGCCGGCGCAGGTGGCCGGTGTGCCGTCCCTGGCCGTTGCATCGCCGCCACAGAAGGAGTTCGGCGGCCTGCCGCACCCGACGGTGCTTGCGGTTTGCGCATTGCTGGGGATCGACGAGGTGTACGCGATGGGCGGCGCGCAGGCGATCGCCGGGTTCGCTTACGGCTTCGACGGTTGCAGGAAGGTCAACCTGATCACGGGGCCTGGCAACATCTACGTCGTGGCCGCCAAGCGGTTCCTGCTGGGTGAGGTCGGGATCGACTCCGAGGCCGGCCCGACCGAGATCGCGATCCTCGCCGACGACACCGCCGACCCGAAGCACGTCGCTGCCGACCTGATCAGTCAGGCCGAGCACGACCCGATGGCCGCCAGCGTGCTGGTGACGCCGTCGGAGTCGTTGGCCGCCGCGGTCGAGGCAGAGCTGCCCACACAGGTCGCGCAGACCAAGCACAGCGAGCGAGTGACCGAAGCTCTGACCGGTCAGCAGTCGGCCGTCGTGCTGGTCGACGACCTCGAGCAGGGCACGGCGGTCGTGGACGCGTACGCCGCCGAGCACCTCGAGATCCAGACCGTGGACGCGGAGGAGCGGGCCGGGCTGATCACCAACGCCGGCGCGATCTTCGTCGGCGGCTGGTCGCCGGTGTCCCTCGGCGACTACTGCGCCGGGTCCAACCACGTCCTCCCGACGGCCGGTTGTGCCTGCCACTCGTCCGGTCTGTCCGTTCGCAGCTTCCTGAAGGCGGTCCACGTCATCAACTACTCCCGCGACGCCCTGCACGAGGTCGCCGGCCACGTGCTCGCGCTCGCCCACGCCGAGGACCTTCCGGCCCACGGCACCGCCGTTTCCGCCCGATTCCCCGGAGAGCACTGA
- the hisB gene encoding imidazoleglycerol-phosphate dehydratase HisB: protein MTRTARIDRETSESKVLVELDLDGTGRADISTGVGFYDHMLNALAKHALLDLHVNTVGDLEIDAHHTVEDTAIGIGQALKEALGDKRGIRRFGDATVPLDEALVHCTVDLSGRPYCVHTGEPEGQVYAIIGGDYAGSLTQHVFETLAFNAAICIHIRVLSGRDPHHIVEAQFKAFARALRAAAELDPRQPGIPSTKGAL, encoded by the coding sequence ATGACGCGCACAGCCCGGATCGATCGGGAGACGAGCGAGTCCAAGGTCCTGGTCGAGCTCGACCTGGACGGCACCGGTCGCGCCGACATCTCAACAGGGGTTGGGTTCTACGACCACATGCTCAACGCGCTGGCCAAGCACGCGCTGCTCGACCTGCACGTGAACACGGTCGGCGACCTGGAGATCGACGCGCACCACACGGTCGAGGACACCGCGATCGGCATCGGCCAGGCCCTGAAGGAAGCCCTGGGCGACAAGCGCGGCATCCGGCGCTTCGGCGATGCGACCGTCCCGCTGGACGAGGCGCTCGTGCACTGCACGGTCGACCTGTCCGGCCGGCCGTACTGCGTGCACACCGGCGAGCCCGAGGGCCAGGTCTACGCGATCATCGGCGGCGACTACGCCGGATCGCTGACCCAGCACGTGTTCGAGACGCTCGCGTTCAACGCCGCGATCTGCATCCACATCCGGGTGCTGTCCGGTCGCGACCCGCACCACATCGTCGAGGCGCAGTTCAAGGCGTTCGCCCGGGCGCTGCGGGCGGCCGCGGAGCTGGACCCGCGGCAGCCGGGTATCCCGTCGACCAAGGGTGCTCTGTGA
- a CDS encoding YlxR family protein: MTDARPGRSRERTCVGCRKRSSPADLLRMTVSGGPGNLMVLADPDRRAPGRGAHLHPATECFDLAVRRKAFPRAFRVPGPLDVTGLREYVAQRDM; the protein is encoded by the coding sequence GTGACAGACGCGCGCCCTGGCAGGTCCCGGGAGCGCACCTGTGTCGGGTGCCGGAAGCGGTCCAGTCCGGCTGACCTGCTGCGGATGACGGTTTCTGGAGGACCAGGCAATCTCATGGTCCTCGCGGATCCCGATCGTCGGGCACCCGGCCGCGGAGCGCACCTGCACCCGGCGACCGAGTGCTTCGATCTCGCCGTCCGGCGCAAGGCGTTCCCACGGGCCTTCCGGGTCCCGGGGCCGCTGGACGTGACCGGGCTGCGGGAGTACGTCGCGCAGCGTGATATGTAA